The following coding sequences lie in one Microbacterium sp. XT11 genomic window:
- the lgt gene encoding prolipoprotein diacylglyceryl transferase, giving the protein MSLALHSTVTGVLASIPSPPVSYIDLGAFRIHFYALCIIAGIIVAVLMTNHRLTKRGAERWVVIDIAILAVPLAIIGARIFHVLTHPNFYFGPDKNTWNPFQPGSVWAIWEGGIAIFGALIGGAVGAYLGCRWTGIRFWTFADALAPGLLLAQAMGRFGNWFNHELFGLPTDLPWGLEIESTNSAFPPGLPEGTLFHPTFLYEVIWNGIGVLVLLWLGRKVYFQWGRLFAVYLIWYSAGRIVWESIRIDPSEIILGLRSNVWAAIIGVVVGVVILIVQHRRHLGIEPSPYRPGRGRNVADADVESQDNTSDFVDVSEPPSDEIPAGASATSTAPTDA; this is encoded by the coding sequence ATGTCCCTCGCGCTTCACAGCACCGTCACCGGCGTGCTCGCCAGCATCCCGAGCCCTCCCGTCTCCTATATCGACCTCGGGGCGTTCCGGATCCACTTCTACGCGCTCTGCATCATCGCCGGCATCATCGTCGCCGTGCTCATGACGAACCACCGCCTGACGAAGCGCGGAGCGGAGCGCTGGGTCGTGATCGACATCGCGATCCTCGCGGTGCCGCTGGCCATCATCGGCGCACGCATCTTCCACGTGCTGACGCACCCGAACTTCTACTTCGGGCCGGACAAGAACACGTGGAACCCCTTCCAGCCCGGCTCCGTGTGGGCGATCTGGGAAGGCGGCATCGCGATCTTCGGCGCGCTCATCGGCGGCGCCGTCGGCGCCTACCTCGGATGCCGCTGGACCGGCATCCGCTTCTGGACGTTCGCCGACGCCCTGGCCCCCGGCCTCCTGCTCGCGCAGGCGATGGGGCGCTTCGGCAACTGGTTCAACCACGAGCTCTTCGGACTGCCGACCGATCTGCCGTGGGGGCTCGAGATCGAGTCCACCAACTCGGCGTTCCCGCCCGGCCTCCCTGAAGGGACGCTGTTCCACCCCACATTCCTCTATGAGGTGATCTGGAACGGGATCGGCGTTCTCGTGCTGCTGTGGCTCGGTCGCAAGGTGTACTTCCAGTGGGGCCGCCTCTTCGCGGTCTACCTGATCTGGTACAGCGCCGGCCGCATCGTGTGGGAGTCGATCCGCATCGATCCGAGTGAGATCATCCTCGGCCTCCGCAGCAACGTCTGGGCGGCGATCATCGGCGTCGTCGTCGGTGTCGTCATCCTCATCGTGCAGCATCGTCGTCACCTCGGGATCGAGCCGTCGCCGTATCGGCCCGGTCGCGGCCGGAACGTCGCAGACGCTGATGTAGAATCGCAGGACAATACCTCCGATTTCGTGGACGTGAGCGAGCCTCCGTCCGATGAGATCCCCGCAGGAGCCAGCGCCACAAGCACCGCTCCCACGGACGCGTGA
- the trpA gene encoding tryptophan synthase subunit alpha, with protein MSRVEEAIAAAHAAGRTAFVGYLPVGFPDLETSIQAAITLANNGVDIIELGPPYSDPVMDGAVIQEATTAALARGFRMKDLFTAVRAITQAVDVPVLVMTYWNPVFQYGVDRYADDLLAAGGAGLITPDITPDVAGEWIAASERTGLDRIFLAAPTSTDERLDLVVSASTGFVYTVSTMGITGERAELDRAARTLVGRLREHGAARACVGIGISTAEQIAGVSEYADGAIVGTALVRALRDGGLEALADVTRTLAAGTSSASPVHEN; from the coding sequence ATGAGCCGCGTCGAAGAGGCGATCGCCGCCGCCCACGCCGCCGGACGGACCGCTTTCGTGGGGTACCTGCCCGTCGGGTTCCCCGATCTGGAGACGAGCATCCAGGCCGCCATCACTCTCGCGAACAACGGCGTCGACATCATCGAGCTGGGTCCGCCGTACAGCGACCCGGTCATGGACGGCGCCGTCATCCAGGAGGCGACCACGGCAGCGCTCGCGCGCGGCTTCCGCATGAAGGACCTCTTCACCGCGGTGCGAGCCATCACACAGGCCGTGGACGTCCCCGTGCTCGTCATGACGTACTGGAACCCGGTCTTCCAGTACGGCGTCGACCGCTACGCCGACGATCTCCTCGCGGCGGGTGGCGCCGGCCTCATCACGCCGGACATCACGCCGGATGTCGCGGGGGAGTGGATCGCAGCCAGCGAACGCACCGGCCTCGACCGCATCTTCCTCGCAGCGCCCACGTCGACCGATGAGCGACTAGACCTCGTGGTTTCGGCATCCACCGGCTTCGTCTACACGGTCTCGACCATGGGCATCACGGGGGAGCGCGCGGAGCTCGACCGCGCCGCGCGCACGCTGGTCGGACGCCTGCGTGAGCACGGAGCGGCCCGCGCGTGCGTCGGCATCGGCATCTCCACCGCCGAGCAGATCGCCGGCGTGTCCGAGTACGCCGACGGCGCGATCGTCGGCACCGCCCTGGTGCGCGCCCTCCGCGACGGAGGGCTGGAGGCCCTCGCAGACGTCACCCGAACCCTGGCCGCCGGCACGTCGTCGGCGAGCCCCGTACACGAGAACTAG
- the trpB gene encoding tryptophan synthase subunit beta, translated as MSLRDQHGPLFGDYGGRYMPESLIAAIDELTVAYTEAIADPAFRQELSRLLSSYAGRPSPLTEVPRFAEHAGGARVFLKREDLNHTGSHKINNVLGQALLTKRLGKTRVIAETGAGQHGVATATAAALFGLDCTIYMGEVDTERQALNVARMRLLGAEVVAVTSGSRTLKDAINDAYRDWVASVETTNYIFGTAAGPHPFPAMVRDFQKIIGEEARQQLLDEVGRLPDAVVACVGGGSNAIGMFDAFLDDEGVKLYGVEAAGDGVDTDRHAASIERGRPGILHGAKTYVLQDEDGQTIESHSISAGLDYPGVGPEHSWLADIGRAEYIPATDDEAMQALRLLSRTEGIIPAVESAHALAGAIRIGRELGPDAVLAVCLSGRGDKDMDTAARYFHLYDEEARA; from the coding sequence GTGAGTCTGCGAGACCAGCACGGTCCGCTGTTCGGCGACTACGGCGGCCGCTACATGCCGGAGTCCCTCATCGCGGCCATCGACGAGCTCACGGTCGCGTACACCGAGGCGATCGCCGACCCCGCGTTCCGCCAGGAGCTCAGCCGCCTGCTGAGCTCCTACGCCGGTCGCCCGTCGCCCCTCACGGAGGTGCCGCGGTTCGCCGAGCACGCCGGTGGCGCACGCGTGTTCCTCAAGCGCGAGGACCTCAACCACACCGGATCACACAAGATCAACAATGTGCTCGGCCAGGCTCTGCTGACCAAGCGCCTGGGAAAGACGCGCGTCATCGCCGAGACGGGTGCGGGCCAGCACGGCGTTGCCACGGCCACCGCGGCAGCGCTGTTCGGGCTCGACTGCACCATCTACATGGGCGAGGTCGACACGGAGCGTCAGGCCCTCAACGTCGCTCGCATGCGCCTGCTCGGCGCGGAGGTCGTCGCCGTGACCTCCGGCTCGCGCACGCTCAAGGACGCGATCAACGACGCCTACCGCGACTGGGTCGCCTCGGTCGAGACGACGAACTACATCTTCGGCACGGCCGCGGGGCCGCACCCGTTCCCCGCCATGGTGCGCGACTTCCAGAAGATCATCGGCGAAGAGGCGCGTCAGCAGCTGCTCGACGAGGTGGGTCGCCTTCCCGATGCCGTGGTCGCCTGCGTCGGCGGCGGGTCGAACGCCATCGGCATGTTCGACGCCTTCCTCGACGACGAGGGCGTCAAGCTCTACGGCGTCGAGGCGGCCGGCGACGGCGTGGACACCGACAGGCATGCCGCGTCGATCGAACGGGGGCGTCCCGGCATCCTGCACGGAGCGAAGACGTACGTCCTGCAGGACGAGGACGGCCAGACGATCGAGTCGCACTCGATCTCCGCAGGCCTCGATTACCCCGGAGTGGGCCCGGAGCACTCGTGGCTCGCCGACATCGGCCGCGCCGAGTACATCCCCGCCACCGATGACGAGGCCATGCAGGCGCTGCGCCTGCTCAGCCGCACCGAGGGCATCATCCCGGCCGTCGAGTCGGCGCACGCCCTCGCCGGCGCGATCCGGATCGGTCGCGAGCTGGGGCCGGATGCCGTGCTCGCCGTGTGCCTGTCCGGACGCGGCGACAAGGACATGGACACCGCCGCGCGGTACTTCCACCTGTACGACGAGGAGGCGCGCGCATGA
- the trpC gene encoding indole-3-glycerol phosphate synthase TrpC, which produces MLADLTAGAVADAERRALSRPLAVVERDALARPAAKDALSFLAPAERVKIIAEVKRASPSRGALAEIPDPALQASLYETGGASAISVLTEERRFGGSLADLEAVTARVSLPVLRKDFIATRYQVLEARAAGADLVLLIVAGLEPDVLRDLYAFILELGMTPLVETHSAEELDVAIDLGASLIGVNARDLTTLELDRDLFGRLVDRIPSTAVKIAESAVLTPADVARYRSAGADVVLIGEALVTGDPVATLTSFLEV; this is translated from the coding sequence GTGCTCGCCGACCTGACGGCCGGCGCAGTCGCAGACGCTGAGCGCCGCGCGCTCTCCCGGCCGCTCGCGGTCGTGGAGCGCGACGCCCTGGCGCGTCCGGCCGCGAAAGATGCGCTGTCGTTCCTCGCACCGGCCGAGCGGGTCAAGATCATCGCCGAGGTCAAGCGCGCCAGCCCGTCACGCGGAGCTCTCGCCGAGATCCCCGATCCCGCGCTGCAGGCGTCGCTGTACGAGACCGGGGGTGCGTCCGCGATCAGCGTCCTCACCGAGGAGCGCCGGTTCGGGGGCAGCCTCGCCGATCTCGAAGCGGTCACCGCGCGCGTCTCACTGCCGGTGTTGCGCAAGGACTTCATCGCCACCCGCTATCAAGTCCTCGAGGCGCGGGCCGCAGGCGCGGACCTCGTGCTCCTCATCGTCGCCGGCCTCGAGCCCGACGTGCTGCGGGACCTGTACGCGTTCATCCTGGAGCTCGGCATGACCCCCCTGGTCGAGACGCACTCGGCGGAGGAGCTCGACGTCGCGATCGACCTCGGCGCCTCCCTCATCGGCGTCAACGCACGCGACCTCACCACGCTGGAACTCGACCGCGATCTGTTCGGCCGCCTCGTCGACCGCATTCCCAGCACTGCGGTGAAGATCGCGGAGTCGGCCGTGCTGACACCCGCCGACGTGGCGCGCTACCGGTCGGCCGGCGCCGACGTCGTGCTCATCGGCGAGGCGCTCGTGACGGGCGACCCCGTCGCGACGCTCACGAGTTTCCTGGAGGTCTGA
- a CDS encoding DUF6704 family protein — translation MTNSIADPGHGHSPAAWTAVIIMLLGFTLGTVFYCLEMPALVWASVVLIPVGALVGWILAKAGYGVKGPKYQPKGH, via the coding sequence ATGACCAACTCGATCGCTGACCCCGGCCACGGACACTCGCCTGCAGCCTGGACGGCCGTGATCATCATGCTCCTCGGCTTCACCCTCGGCACGGTGTTCTACTGCCTCGAGATGCCCGCGCTCGTGTGGGCCTCCGTCGTCCTGATCCCGGTCGGCGCTCTGGTGGGCTGGATCCTTGCGAAGGCCGGTTACGGCGTGAAGGGCCCCAAGTACCAGCCGAAGGGCCACTAG
- a CDS encoding Trp biosynthesis-associated membrane protein: MSLAQRGRSIAVSGFLLGGAAGIISSTQTWLTVQRADAGAEILVPGASALPLLAPLSLAVLALGAALAIVGPVLRLVFGVLAAAAALFLGWTTLQVLIAAPLGTVAPTVTETTGLAGDTALHDVVAAIVPSAWPAIALAGWVVLLGASIVTVLTWRGWKRGGRRYRTDAGPAPRRSGPVDPVDSWDDLSRGTDPTR; encoded by the coding sequence ATGAGCCTCGCCCAGCGCGGACGGTCGATCGCGGTGTCCGGGTTCCTCCTCGGGGGAGCCGCCGGCATCATCTCGTCGACGCAGACGTGGCTCACCGTGCAGCGCGCCGACGCCGGCGCGGAGATCCTCGTGCCTGGTGCATCGGCCCTGCCGCTGCTCGCGCCGCTGAGTCTCGCCGTGCTCGCGCTCGGCGCGGCCCTCGCCATCGTCGGACCGGTGCTCCGTCTCGTGTTCGGGGTCCTCGCCGCCGCGGCGGCGCTCTTCCTCGGATGGACGACGCTCCAGGTGCTGATCGCCGCGCCACTCGGAACCGTCGCGCCCACCGTGACCGAGACGACAGGGCTCGCCGGAGACACGGCTCTGCACGACGTCGTCGCCGCGATCGTGCCCTCGGCGTGGCCGGCGATCGCGCTGGCAGGGTGGGTCGTCCTGCTCGGAGCGTCCATCGTCACCGTTCTGACCTGGCGCGGCTGGAAGCGCGGCGGGCGCCGCTACCGCACCGACGCCGGGCCGGCGCCGCGGCGCTCCGGTCCCGTCGATCCCGTCGATTCCTGGGACGACCTGTCACGCGGAACCGATCCGACTCGCTGA
- the hisI gene encoding phosphoribosyl-AMP cyclohydrolase: MSDVEDRISLVAFNSDGLAPVIVQQWDTREVLMLAWMDAEALRRTLTTGRAVYWSRSRQEYWRKGDTSGHIQVVREARLDCDGDAILLRVDQTGPACHTGTRTCFDTTDLGAVDGGAST; the protein is encoded by the coding sequence ATGAGCGACGTGGAGGATCGCATCTCCCTGGTCGCGTTCAACTCCGACGGGCTGGCACCGGTCATCGTGCAGCAGTGGGACACGCGCGAGGTGCTCATGCTGGCGTGGATGGATGCCGAGGCGCTGCGCCGCACCCTGACCACCGGCAGGGCCGTCTACTGGTCTCGCTCACGCCAGGAGTACTGGCGGAAGGGCGACACCTCGGGCCACATCCAGGTGGTGCGCGAGGCGCGGCTCGACTGCGACGGCGATGCGATCCTGCTGCGGGTGGATCAGACCGGTCCCGCCTGCCACACCGGCACGAGGACCTGCTTCGACACCACCGATCTCGGCGCCGTCGACGGAGGCGCATCCACATGA